From the Nitrobacter hamburgensis X14 genome, one window contains:
- a CDS encoding PRC-barrel domain-containing protein: protein MPNAKAYASTILANFEWAQGELVGKAVILADGTAGTVEEVWLDEFHGLRVSITGHDGKRPVSTIKLAQS, encoded by the coding sequence ATGCCCAATGCAAAGGCTTACGCGTCCACAATTCTCGCCAATTTCGAGTGGGCGCAAGGCGAGCTTGTTGGCAAAGCGGTCATACTGGCCGATGGCACGGCAGGGACAGTGGAAGAGGTTTGGCTTGATGAATTCCACGGACTCCGAGTTTCTATCACAGGTCACGATGGCAAGCGGCCGGTCTCGACGATAAAACTTGCTCAATCGTAG
- a CDS encoding transposase, with protein MGLDGKKDVRLDVSTIGSVSRLEVLEGPSERRTRSEAEKARIVAESLMPGAQVSEVARQHGAMRWQVYDWRRRLRQRSELASREAPGSTFASLMVEEPLKERPARLARLGIAIGDIVVRTDVNWR; from the coding sequence ATGGGATTGGACGGCAAAAAGGACGTCCGTTTGGACGTCTCAACGATTGGAAGTGTCAGCCGACTTGAAGTGCTTGAAGGACCATCGGAGCGTCGGACGCGCTCGGAGGCTGAGAAGGCGCGGATCGTTGCCGAGAGTTTGATGCCCGGCGCTCAGGTGTCGGAGGTGGCGCGCCAGCACGGCGCGATGCGCTGGCAGGTTTACGATTGGCGTCGGCGGCTTCGCCAGCGAAGCGAATTGGCTTCGCGAGAGGCTCCGGGGTCGACGTTCGCGTCGCTGATGGTGGAAGAGCCGTTGAAGGAGCGTCCGGCTCGGCTGGCCCGGCTTGGGATTGCGATCGGCGATATTGTGGTGCGGACGGATGTAAATTGGCGTTGA
- a CDS encoding pyridoxamine 5'-phosphate oxidase family protein: MNEEMGQKMQKLLDEHRVMTVATNRPDGWPQATTVGYANEGLTLYFMCGLNSQKANNLARDDRVSLTIDHDTDQLMAITGLSMAGHAQPVTDPADGEKILRIVKLQQGLRPYRPRHLRGECVIQSVRAMNVTSVAISARCNHPHRACRTDHVLRGAGGKVRVWPLR; this comes from the coding sequence ATGAATGAGGAGATGGGGCAAAAGATGCAAAAGCTTCTGGATGAGCACCGGGTCATGACGGTTGCCACGAACCGGCCCGATGGCTGGCCGCAGGCGACAACCGTCGGCTACGCAAACGAAGGCTTGACGCTCTATTTTATGTGCGGCCTCAACAGCCAGAAGGCCAACAATCTCGCCCGCGATGATCGGGTGTCGCTGACCATCGACCACGACACAGATCAGCTGATGGCCATCACCGGGTTATCAATGGCAGGGCATGCGCAGCCCGTGACCGATCCGGCGGACGGAGAGAAGATTTTGCGTATTGTGAAATTACAGCAAGGGCTTCGGCCATACCGACCTCGTCACCTACGGGGCGAATGCGTGATCCAATCTGTGCGCGCTATGAATGTAACCTCGGTCGCGATTTCGGCCAGATGCAATCACCCGCACCGCGCCTGTCGGACCGATCACGTGCTACGCGGTGCGGGCGGGAAAGTACGAGTTTGGCCGCTGAGATAG
- a CDS encoding aa3-type cytochrome c oxidase subunit IV gives MSDHSEILYSTAEGMDYPAHEQQYKTFLKIGILGTATAATVIVLLAIFLT, from the coding sequence ATGTCTGATCATAGTGAAATTTTGTATTCGACGGCGGAAGGAATGGATTATCCGGCGCACGAGCAGCAGTATAAGACGTTCCTCAAGATAGGGATATTGGGCACAGCGACCGCCGCCACCGTTATCGTGTTGTTGGCGATTTTCCTTACCTGA
- a CDS encoding ion channel, which yields MFKALALATFMVAACIVIHYETLRYMSVLIPSLKVAVRLKVLLVVFGCFIAHTIEVWLYAFAYLLLEQIGFGSLKGHTEEHFADFLYFSATSYSTLGIGDVYPTGVFRLISGLESINGLFLIAWSTSFTYFVMDRLWPLHSDRTNEEGSD from the coding sequence ATGTTTAAAGCTCTCGCCCTCGCCACGTTCATGGTCGCTGCATGTATCGTTATTCACTATGAAACGCTGCGATACATGTCCGTTTTGATACCATCACTCAAGGTCGCGGTTCGCCTTAAAGTTCTGCTTGTCGTTTTTGGATGCTTCATCGCCCACACGATTGAAGTTTGGCTGTATGCCTTCGCATATTTGCTGCTTGAGCAGATTGGATTTGGATCGCTAAAGGGTCATACCGAGGAGCACTTCGCCGATTTCCTCTACTTCTCCGCGACGTCTTATTCCACTTTAGGAATCGGGGACGTTTATCCAACCGGCGTGTTTCGACTCATTTCCGGCCTCGAAAGTATCAATGGCTTGTTTCTTATCGCGTGGTCGACTTCGTTTACATACTTCGTAATGGACCGGCTTTGGCCGCTGCACTCTGACCGGACGAATGAGGAGGGAAGCGATTGA
- a CDS encoding thermonuclease family protein, with protein sequence MARLLLAALASMLATTALAQSLTGQASVIDGDTLEIHGQRIRLSGIDAPESSQLCRGDDSLQYRCGAKSANELDEHIAGRPVSCEGVGRDQYGRVVAVCSIDGEDVGEWLVRGGLAFDWPRYSRGKYAGAQKEAERAGRGVWAGSYVVPRAYRACRRDGGRPSGCSDDANAR encoded by the coding sequence ATGGCACGACTGCTCCTAGCCGCCCTCGCATCGATGCTGGCCACGACCGCTCTCGCCCAAAGCCTGACTGGGCAGGCATCCGTCATAGACGGCGACACGCTCGAAATTCACGGACAGCGAATCCGCCTGTCAGGCATCGACGCGCCCGAATCATCCCAACTCTGTCGCGGTGACGACAGCCTGCAATATCGATGTGGGGCCAAATCAGCCAACGAACTTGACGAGCATATCGCGGGCAGGCCGGTAAGCTGCGAAGGCGTCGGCAGGGATCAATATGGGAGAGTTGTGGCGGTTTGTTCGATTGATGGCGAAGACGTTGGGGAATGGCTTGTGCGGGGAGGGCTCGCGTTCGATTGGCCTAGGTATTCGCGTGGCAAGTATGCAGGCGCTCAGAAAGAAGCGGAGCGGGCAGGGCGTGGGGTATGGGCGGGATCGTACGTTGTGCCCCGGGCCTATCGGGCGTGCAGACGTGACGGTGGGCGGCCTAGCGGCTGTTCGGATGATGCGAACGCTCGATAA
- a CDS encoding IS110 family transposase translates to MEKIITIGLDLAESVFQVHGIAGDGSIVVRRALRRSQVLDFFRAIDPCLVGIEACASSHYWANAIGQLGHTVRMMPPTYVKAYVKRNKTDAADAEAICEAVSRPTMRFVPIKTTAEQAACMVLRTRELFVRQRSQTANAMRAHMAELGIIAAAGMTSIAKLILVLRDAEDTRLPVAARAALLEMAEQIEMLTARIEKLDTKIIATVKADETAWRLTSIPGVGPIIAATVRATIQDPTVFKTGRDLAAWIGITPRANSSGGKERLGRISKQGNKQLRTLLIVGATSILKQARRGVKLPSWIISLMARRPYKVVAVALANKIARTIWALLVKGGTYQAPAIMTRA, encoded by the coding sequence CACGGCATTGCCGGCGACGGGAGTATCGTCGTCCGCCGAGCCTTGCGGCGATCGCAGGTGCTGGACTTCTTCCGCGCTATCGACCCGTGCCTTGTCGGGATCGAGGCGTGTGCAAGCTCGCACTACTGGGCGAATGCCATTGGGCAACTCGGGCATACGGTCAGGATGATGCCGCCGACCTACGTGAAGGCCTACGTCAAGAGAAACAAGACCGACGCTGCTGATGCCGAGGCGATTTGCGAAGCAGTATCGCGGCCCACCATGCGCTTCGTGCCCATCAAGACCACCGCCGAACAGGCAGCCTGCATGGTGCTGAGGACCCGTGAACTATTCGTCCGTCAGCGGAGCCAGACGGCGAATGCAATGCGTGCTCATATGGCTGAACTCGGCATCATCGCCGCCGCGGGCATGACCAGTATCGCGAAGCTCATCCTGGTCCTGCGGGACGCAGAGGACACGCGTCTCCCAGTCGCGGCTCGGGCAGCGCTCCTCGAGATGGCCGAGCAAATCGAGATGCTGACGGCACGTATCGAGAAACTCGATACGAAGATCATCGCGACAGTGAAGGCAGATGAGACCGCCTGGCGACTGACCAGCATCCCAGGCGTCGGACCGATCATCGCCGCGACAGTCCGAGCCACAATTCAGGATCCCACGGTATTCAAAACGGGCCGCGATCTTGCTGCCTGGATCGGAATTACTCCGCGAGCTAACTCCAGCGGCGGCAAGGAGCGGCTTGGCCGAATATCAAAACAGGGAAATAAACAGTTGCGCACGCTGCTGATCGTTGGCGCGACATCGATCCTGAAGCAAGCTCGCAGAGGCGTAAAGCTGCCCTCGTGGATCATCTCGCTGATGGCACGGCGACCATATAAGGTCGTAGCCGTCGCGCTGGCCAACAAGATCGCCCGCACGATTTGGGCGCTTCTCGTCAAAGGCGGCACGTACCAAGCACCCGCGATCATGACGAGGGCATAG